The Solanum pennellii chromosome 11, SPENNV200 genome contains a region encoding:
- the LOC107003585 gene encoding F-box protein CPR1-like isoform X1, with protein sequence MKKSQASLQICKGKRELDQMDVDQAPTVHFEEGIILNILSRLSVRSLHQYKCVSKLWNTLISDPYFKMMHFKHAKNNRNSQRFLITHLCRNERRFDSYYCSISLVQMVEDALKLDCPLGSKPLLRVMCSCDGFVVAIVSADMMDKHPIHLLWNPSIRESIVLPAPQSETCGYTRYGFGYDSTSGDYKILRICSNEYTETLALKGGSWRKIDEHPRGVSSELAYTSYLAFVHEAFHWIGSLIDFTSQYVYIWTRMDSLKKFSLVSFSISKEVYGEIPLPEQILSLVDIKYLGVIVLDGMLSVYSVTSDQHQDLQTLKLWVLKDYDVKESWTALFTVEDPSVYRVVPKYRFADGELLFRCFHKPSRGNVFRTSVGPFMSWLPPSIQDIVVFTESFISPKSLVSYV encoded by the coding sequence GCCCCGACAGTTCACTTTGAAGAGGGAATAATTTTGAACATCCTTAGCAGGTTATCTGTGCGATCTCTTCATCAATACAAATGTGTTTCAAAATTATGGAATACATTGATCTCCGATCCTTACTTTAAGATGATGCATTTCAAGCATGCCAAGAACAACCGAAATTCCCAAAGATTTCTTATTACCCACCTGTGCCGGAATGAACGTAGATTTGACAGCTACTATTGTTCTATATCGTTGGTTCAAATGGTTGAGGATGCACTAAAACTTGATTGCCCTTTAGGCTCTAAACCACTTTTAAGAGTCATGTGTAGTTGTGATGGCTTTGTTGTTGCCATAGTTTCcgctgatatgatggataaacATCCCATACATTTGCTATGGAACCCTTCCATAAGAGAATCAATAGTACTTCCTGCTCCACAGTCTGAAACATGCGGCTATACCCGTTATGGATTTGGTTATGACTCAACCAGCGGTGACTATAAAATCCTTAGAATTTGTAGCAATGAATATACAGAAACTCTAGCTTTGAAAGGTGGTTCCTGGAGAAAAATTGATGAACATCCTCGTGGTGTTTCCTCTGAGTTGGCTTATACTAGTTATTTGGCATTTGTACACGAGGCATTTCATTGGATCGGTAGCTTAATAGACTTCACATCACAATATGTATATATCTGGACTCGTATGGACAGCTTAAAAAAATTTTCTCTTGTTTCATTTAGTATTTCAAAAGAAGTGTATGGAGAGATACCGTTGCCAGAGCAAATATTGTCCTTGGTGGACATCAAATATCTTGGTGTTATAGTTTTGGATGGAATGTTATCTGTTTATTCTGTCACTTCCGATCAACATCAGGATTtgcaaactttaaagttatgggtattgaaagactatgatgTCAAGGAATCTTGGACTGCATTGTTTACTGTAGAAGATCCCTCTGTTTATAGAGTCGTACCGAAATACAGGTTCGCGGATGGTGAATTGCTATTCAGGTGCTTTCATAAACCGAGTCGTGGGAATGTATTTCGTACATCCGTTGGACCATTTATGTCATGGCTGCCACCTAGCATTCAGGACATTGTAGTTTTTACAGAAAGTTTTATCTCTCCAAAATCATTAGTTTCTTATGTATGA
- the LOC107003585 gene encoding F-box protein CPR1-like isoform X2: MLIRLSVRSLHQYKCVSKLWNTLISDPYFKMMHFKHAKNNRNSQRFLITHLCRNERRFDSYYCSISLVQMVEDALKLDCPLGSKPLLRVMCSCDGFVVAIVSADMMDKHPIHLLWNPSIRESIVLPAPQSETCGYTRYGFGYDSTSGDYKILRICSNEYTETLALKGGSWRKIDEHPRGVSSELAYTSYLAFVHEAFHWIGSLIDFTSQYVYIWTRMDSLKKFSLVSFSISKEVYGEIPLPEQILSLVDIKYLGVIVLDGMLSVYSVTSDQHQDLQTLKLWVLKDYDVKESWTALFTVEDPSVYRVVPKYRFADGELLFRCFHKPSRGNVFRTSVGPFMSWLPPSIQDIVVFTESFISPKSLVSYV; the protein is encoded by the coding sequence GTTATCTGTGCGATCTCTTCATCAATACAAATGTGTTTCAAAATTATGGAATACATTGATCTCCGATCCTTACTTTAAGATGATGCATTTCAAGCATGCCAAGAACAACCGAAATTCCCAAAGATTTCTTATTACCCACCTGTGCCGGAATGAACGTAGATTTGACAGCTACTATTGTTCTATATCGTTGGTTCAAATGGTTGAGGATGCACTAAAACTTGATTGCCCTTTAGGCTCTAAACCACTTTTAAGAGTCATGTGTAGTTGTGATGGCTTTGTTGTTGCCATAGTTTCcgctgatatgatggataaacATCCCATACATTTGCTATGGAACCCTTCCATAAGAGAATCAATAGTACTTCCTGCTCCACAGTCTGAAACATGCGGCTATACCCGTTATGGATTTGGTTATGACTCAACCAGCGGTGACTATAAAATCCTTAGAATTTGTAGCAATGAATATACAGAAACTCTAGCTTTGAAAGGTGGTTCCTGGAGAAAAATTGATGAACATCCTCGTGGTGTTTCCTCTGAGTTGGCTTATACTAGTTATTTGGCATTTGTACACGAGGCATTTCATTGGATCGGTAGCTTAATAGACTTCACATCACAATATGTATATATCTGGACTCGTATGGACAGCTTAAAAAAATTTTCTCTTGTTTCATTTAGTATTTCAAAAGAAGTGTATGGAGAGATACCGTTGCCAGAGCAAATATTGTCCTTGGTGGACATCAAATATCTTGGTGTTATAGTTTTGGATGGAATGTTATCTGTTTATTCTGTCACTTCCGATCAACATCAGGATTtgcaaactttaaagttatgggtattgaaagactatgatgTCAAGGAATCTTGGACTGCATTGTTTACTGTAGAAGATCCCTCTGTTTATAGAGTCGTACCGAAATACAGGTTCGCGGATGGTGAATTGCTATTCAGGTGCTTTCATAAACCGAGTCGTGGGAATGTATTTCGTACATCCGTTGGACCATTTATGTCATGGCTGCCACCTAGCATTCAGGACATTGTAGTTTTTACAGAAAGTTTTATCTCTCCAAAATCATTAGTTTCTTATGTATGA